In Meles meles chromosome 2, mMelMel3.1 paternal haplotype, whole genome shotgun sequence, the sequence ATTCAAAAGACAagaataatgtataaataatagttactcatttttttaaaagatttttgtttatttatttggcagagatcacaagcaggcagagaggcaggcagagagagagagggggaagcaggctccctgctgagcagagagcccgatgcggggctccatcccaggacccggagatcatgacctgagccgaaggcagaggcctcaacccactaagccacccaggttcctcaataggtactcatttttaatttaaattttaatttttaaaaatgagtttgccACTAGGAAATAGGGCAAACATTATTCAGATATGTgcatattaaataaatgtaacatGTCTTATTTtacttcagaaataaaaagttggagcaaaaattaaaacatatttaaagtttaaatcatatttttttaagtgttgaattatacattcattcttttctttgtttcttcatcaTTAAATCAGAATTGAAATCTTTTAGGCCAGAGAATTGGCTTTCACACTCTGGGTGTTGCAATATCTGACACCCTTTTCAGAAAGACAAGTGTTATAGACAGGGAGCCCATAAAAGTTCATTGTAATTAAGCACTTAATTTTcacccagaagtgaaattttcCACATGTAAGTAAAGTTTCTCACAATGTGGGTTTTCACAATGACTTGTTGAGAAAACTGATTAACTTTTACATAAAACTAAAATTGTAAttctacataaaattaaaaatgaaaggtgACTGACATTTTGCCTTTAATTGATGATAGATACATATTGATTTAAATATAGCAATttaggggtgctggggtggctcagttggttaagagtctgcctttggttcaggtcatgatcccagagtgctgggatggagccccacatctggcttcctgctcggccaggagtttgcttctccctctgcctagctctcctggcttgtgctctctctcaataaataaataaataaataaataaataaagcaatttaAAGAAATTCTACTGAGGAAATTCATATGGGGTGTGCAGTTGAACTTTGCAAAGGGATAATGTGGTAGGACATCATAATATCCCAAATTTTCTataagctgctttttttttctccaaccctccccacctcaccttccttctttcctccttcccctcttttttctccttccttcttctgtgactttgttttttagagattttatttaatcatcagagagagagagagcacatgcacaagcaggtggagcagaggcagagggagaagcatgctccccgctgagcaaggagccagaggcaggactggatcgcaggaccctgggatcatgaccggagccaaaggtagacttttttttttttttttgcaatttatttatttatttttatttgtttatttacagcataacagtgttcattgttttggcatcacacccagtgctccatgcagtacgtgccctccctattacccaccacctggttcctcaacctcccacccccccgccccttcaaaaccctctggttgtttttcagagtccatagtctctcatggttcatctccccatccaatttccctcaactcccttctcctctccatctccccatgtcctccatgttctttgttatgctccacaaataagtgagaccatatgatacttgactctctctgcttgacttatttcgctcagcataatttcttccagtcccgtccatgttgctacaaaagttgggtattcgtcctttctgatggaggcataatactccattgtgtatatggaccacatcttccttatccattcatccgttgaagggcatcttggttctttccacagtttggcgaccgtagccattgctgcaataaacattggggtacagatggcccttcttttcactacatctgtatctttggggtaaatacccagcagtgcaattgcagggtcatagggaagctctattcttaatttcttcaggaatctccacactgttctccaaagtggctgcactaacttgcattcccaccaacagtgtaagagggttcccctttcgatatcagccacagcaacttctttcaagatatgtctccaaaggccaaagaaacaaaagcaaaaatgaacttttgggacttcatcaagatcaaaagcttctgcacagcaaaggaaacagtcaacaaaacaaaaaggcaacccacggaatgggagaagatctttgcaaatgacagtacagacaaaaggttgatatccaggatctataaagaacttctcaaactcaacacacacaaaacagataatcatatcaaaaaatgggcagaagatatgaacagacacttctccaacgaagacatacaaatggctatcagacacatgaaaaaatgttcatcatcactagccatcagggagattcaaattaaaaccacattgagataccacctgacaccagttagaatggccaaaattagcaagacaggaaacaacgtgtgttggagaggatgtggagaaagtctACAAAGGTAGACttttaactgatggagccacccaggtatcacCATCTGTGattataaagataatttttttaatgataggtcaaaattgtttcttttttctttggttccTTTTTCATTTGTATCTATATAATGTGTTAGCCTATTTGCTTGcttatttaagaagaaaactcTTCACTGTGTTAAAATGGGTGACCTAGGTAATTATTCCTGACTTCGGGGAGTTCACACTTTATTATAGTAAAAAGTCATGTGCTGAGCTCATCACAGTATCCTCAGATACTTAAATACAAGTAAAATGAGTGATGTGCTTGAGACCACAGAGAAGAGAGTGATTAATATTTTGGAGTGAAAGTGTGGTTTAAGCAGTGATATGCTAGATTTGACTTGTACTGATGTGGGGATAAGTTTTATGGAAGACATGTATTTTGAACTGAGCTTTAAAAGATAGGTAGAAGGGGTTTTTTGTCAGGTTACAAGGGAGAACGGGCTGGGGAAGGGCACCAGGTGATAATCATGGCAACTATTTACTGGGCACTAGCTATGGGCTAGGTATTTGCTAAGTCAGCACTTACATACACTATCATAATCAATCCTTGAAAGGTCCTGCGAGGTCGATCTTACCAACACCATTATACACAGAAAATGGAGGCTTTGGGATTTGAAATCATGTCTGTCATCCGAAAGGTTTTCCATTGCACTTGACtgcctcataaataaataagtggatatGGGGAAGTTTTGGGGAATAGACTAAGTTTAAGAAAACAGAGTATTTCTCTTATCACCATTTTGCATAGCCTGCTACTttctgaaattatatataaactcCTCTGGCTGGAACAAACTCATTCTCTAGGCAAACTCACTGATAAATCCTCAATATTATAGAATCTGTTGGCCCTTTAGGATATTTTGTATTAAGATattatattcagaatattaaatTCCAAGAGAGTGGCAAGTGATCAGGTTGACATAGCTAACACATAAAGTCGATTGAAGTTGTGACCTGCCCCGTGTTTTGGACCGGCAAATTTGAGTGGACTGCAAGGGGATTAGACAAAGTCAGCTGCCAGAGACAGACTGAGAAAAGACTTTCACAGCATATATAACCAATAAAGAGATTAATACGTAGAATACACAAGGAACTTCTGCAAAGCAACAAGGATAAGACAGGAAAGCCAATCTAAGTGGGCACAATGCACAAATAAGCAATTCCCAGAAGGAGAAATCTCAAATGACCAGTAACTATGTAAAGAGATGCAGAAAAGCTCCTTGCAGATCCTGTgctggaggagaagcaggcaggtaACATTGTCTTTCTCCTGCGACTCTCCCAGCATGTTCTCTCTGGGCACAAACTCTTAAGGAAAAACTGATAGTGCCAGTTGCAGAAGAGGCAGTCATCCCAAACAATAAGATCACTGTAGTGGGCATTGGAAAGTTGGTATGGTGTGTTCCATCAGCATTCTGGAAAAGTCCCTGGCTGATGAACTTGCCCTTGTGGATGTTTTGGAAGATAAACTTGAAGGAGAAATGATGGATCTGCAACATGGGAGCTTATTTCTTCAGACATCTAAAATTGTGGCAGATAAAGATTACTCTGTGACTGCCAGTTGAATGTGGTGGTGACTGGGGGAGTCAgccagcaggagggagagagccgGCTCAATCTGGTGCAGAGGAATGTTAATGTCTTCAAATTCATTATTCCGCAGATAGTCAAGTACAGTCCTGACTGCATCATAATTGTATTTTCCAATCCAGTGGATATTCTCACTTATGTTACCTGGAAACTAAGTGGACTACCCAAGAACTGTGTGATTGGAAGTGGGTGTAATCTGGATTCTGCTAGATTTCGctattttatggctgaaaaacTTGGCATTCATCCCAGCAGCTGCCATGGATGGATTTTGGGAGAAGATGGTGATTCAAGTGTGGCTATGTGGAGTGGAGTGATTGTGGCAGGCGTTTCTCTTCAGGAACTGAATCCAGAAATGGGAACAGACGACAGTGAAAATTGGAAGGAAGTGCATAAGATGCTGATGGAAAGTGCCTACGAAGTCATCAAGCTAAAAGGATATACAAACTGGGCTTTTGGATTAAGTGTGGCTGATCTCATTGAATCCATGTTGGAAAACCTATCCAGGATTCATCCAGTGTCAGCAATGGTGAAGGGGTTGTATGGCATTGAGAATGAAGTCTTCCTGAGCTTCCCGTGTAATCTGAACACTTGGGGCTTAACCAGTGTGATTAACCAAAAGCAGAAGGATGATGAGGTTGCCCAGCTCAAGAAAAGTACAGGTACCCTGTGGGACGTCCAGAAAGACGTAAAAGATCTGTGAATCCTGGCTTTTAGGCtgtagaaatttaaaactacaatGTGATTAACTGTGAGCCTTTAGTTTTTCATCCATATACATGGATCATAGTTTGCTCTTATCTTCCTAAATATGTGAATCTGGGCTCACAGAATCAAAGCTGATGCTTGGTTTAATGCTTGTAATATGAGtccttaaataaaattaactattgtaatgtgctttaaaaaaaataaaaaaaataaagagatgcaAAACTTTACTAGAAATCCCCCCCtccaaatgcaaattaaataacCTAGCCTTCAGCATCTCAGAAAAGTATGTCACAGTTTTGGTTAAACTAATACTTAGTGCTTATATTATTGTGATTATGTGAACATTATTCATATCTATGATTATATATCATTTGATTTatggcttttaaaaacatttattaaggcATGATAAACAATACAAGGACACATTTAATGTAGAAAATTTGATAAGATGTTACATAAGTTTACACCGgtgaaaccatcaccataatcaagataaTGGATATACCCATCACCCTGAAAATTTCCTGTGTCCCTTTGGCATCTTTCTGTACTGCCATCACCTGATAGGCAAACACTGATATGCCTTTTGTTGTAGagattagttttcatttttaagaattttgcaTAATCAAATCATGGAGCATTAGTCTTTTTctgtctagcttctttcactgaTTTTGAGATTTtacaattattttgagattcattcatgtcgtTGCAAATaataacagtttatttatttttttttaattttttaaaatttgtttatttacagcataacagtgttcattgttttggccccacacccagtgctccatgcagtacgtgtcctccctattacccaccacctggttcctcaacctcccaccccccccgccccttcaaaaccccccggttgtttttcagagtccatagtctctcatggtctcataaataacagtttatttttattgctaaatttattccactgtatggatatactaccatttatttatctattcaattATTACTGGGTGTTTggatcatttctaatttttggttgttacaaataaaaatgttatgaacATTTATGTCCGAATCTTTGTATGGTcatatgtttcatttctcttggctgGTTACCTAGGGGTGGAATGGTTGTATTATATGACAAGCagatgtttgacttttttttttttttaagattttatttatttgacacagagagagatcacagtaggcagagagtcaggcagagagagagaggaggaagcaggctccctgccaagcagagagcccaatgtggggctcgatcccaggaccctgagattatgacctgagctgaaggcagaggctttaacccactgagccacccaggcaccccgatgtttgacattttaagaaactgccaaaccattttccaaagtggttatatcGTTTTACATTCATATTATCACTGTATGAGAGTTCTAAttcttcctcatcctctccaacacttaatACTGTCAGtctttcggggtgcctgggtggctcagtgggttaaagcctctgctttcggctcaggtcatgatctcagggtcctgggatcgagccccacattgggctctctgcttggcagggagcctgcttcctcctctctctctgcctgcctctctgcctgcttgtgatttctctctgttaaataaataaaatattaaaaaaaatactgtcagtctttcatctttttaatgttagccattctaacaggtatatagctgtatctcattatggttttaattagaGTTGCCCCAACAACTAATGATATTAAGCATCTCTTCACATTCTTATTTGCCATCCTTGTATCTTCTTGAGTAAAGTATATGTTCAAATCCttcactttattttgtttttaattttaatttatttatttttaagtaggatctgtgcccagtgtggagctcaatgcagggcttaaactcatgacacTGGGATCAAGACTCGAGCtgaagagtctgatgcttaactgactgagccacctaggtggccccctttgctcatttttaagattgagttttaaaaatgttcttactGTTGAGCTTTAAGTTCATCTATGTATTTATGGATACAAGCCATTTATAGAtctttgatttacaaatattttctcccactttgtgGCTTTTATTCATTCTCTTATCTTTTGAAAAGCTTTCAAAAATCAAAAGCTTaacattttgatgaagttcatgttactaattttttcctttgtagaTTGTGTTTATGGTCTTGTATCCAAAAATCTTGGCCTAATTCAAGGTGACAGGGAtcttctcctgtgttttctttcaggagttttatgattttaggcTTTATGTTTAGGCTTATGATCCATTTGGAttaatttctgtgtatggtgtgaCGTATAAGTCAAAGTtcttgtgtgtgcgtgtgtgtgtttgtgtgtgtgcgtgcacgcatgaGCACACGTGCACATGTGGATTTCCAATtgttccagcactatttgttgaagacttTCTTTTATTCACTGAATTTCCTTTACATCTTTATGGAAGATCAGctttgtgggtctatttctagcTCTCCATTCCATTCTACTAATctatttatgtgtcttttttttttttaattttatttatttatttgacagagag encodes:
- the LOC123936694 gene encoding LOW QUALITY PROTEIN: L-lactate dehydrogenase B chain-like (The sequence of the model RefSeq protein was modified relative to this genomic sequence to represent the inferred CDS: inserted 1 base in 1 codon): MVCSISILEKSLADELALVDVLEDKLEGEMMDLQHGSLFLQTSKIVADKDYSVTASXNVVVTGGVSQQEGESRLNLVQRNVNVFKFIIPQIVKYSPDCIIIVFSNPVDILTYVTWKLSGLPKNCVIGSGCNLDSARFRYFMAEKLGIHPSSCHGWILGEDGDSSVAMWSGVIVAGVSLQELNPEMGTDDSENWKEVHKMLMESAYEVIKLKGYTNWAFGLSVADLIESMLENLSRIHPVSAMVKGLYGIENEVFLSFPCNLNTWGLTSVINQKQKDDEVAQLKKSTGTLWDVQKDVKDL